CTTTTGTACTCTTATACAACCGCATACACAGAGGATCTTTTTCCAAAATATCTGCAAGATAACATTCCGACTCATGCAAAGTAGAATACAGATGAGGATAACCGTCGGAAGACAATACCACCTCCTCCGCATCGCCCACAGGGAAAATATTCACCTGCTTCATCTGCACGGGAAAACCATCGAATACAGGAAATGCAAATCGTTGCCCTTTTACCGGACAGTTCTGCAAAACAGCCTGTTTTTGCAGAAAAGGATAGATAAACTCCCGTCCCAGATCGTGAGATTCCAAATCTTTCAGCGTAGCCCCATCCAGCAAAGCAACTTCATTGACTACCGCACGTGCATTTGCCATGATAGCATCAATCTCTTTCTCATTAGAGGAATATAGATTACCAATGATACACTGACAATCACCCACCTGCCAAACTTCATTCCGGGCATAGCTATAAATCACGCCATTAGCCGTAAAACGTTTCCTCGGCTTTGCCTTCAGTTCATCAAGCAAATTATGCTCCACATAAAAATCATGTATTTTCTCTGTTATGCGGCTAATGGCACCAGCAGCATCAATATCCTTCGGAAAATCGTGTATAGCCTCCAAAGCAAGTTCCATAGCCAGGCGACCGGTTTTCTTACCCTCATAAGTGAAGGTAGATTTAGCCGTAGCCCCATCAATCACCGCCGCAAAGTAGGGAGTAACAATAATGCCATCCTCATTGGTCTGCGGACTCTTCTTGCCTTTCAGAAAACACTCCTCAACCATAAAGTGAGGAACAGAAGGAGCCTGATATTCATTTTCTGACTGTAGGTATGTCCAATCGCGTTTACAATCCATTACTTTCGATTTATGTTTCAAATAATCAATCAGGTATGCCGGACGGTCTGTCTGCAAGATCGTTGCACCCAGATTATCTATCAGATATCCGTAACCTTTATCCCGATTGGCCAGTGAACAATCATCATCATGTCCGCCCGCATGTGTATCCCACAAGGTATTATACCAAATATGGGATTTCCCGGTCATTATCTTCTTCACTTCGTAAGGTAACGGATTGGTATCATGGGCGAACTTAAATTCAATAGCCACCGGTTTCAATACCCGAAGATAATCATTTAACTTCTGAATGGCATCTTCTTCATCCAAATTAACTTTCGGCATGAAAACCACCTTATCCAGATATTTCCCGTAATCACGCTTCACATCTTCCGCCGGAGCATTACTTTTCATGATTACCAGGTTGGTAGTTCCCGTCTTCTCTAATAATTCATACACCTGGTCGAAGTAATCAAAAGCCTTATCCAAATTCAACATCACTTTTCCTTTGGCTGCCAATAACGCTTCTTCCAAGGTGGGAACCTTGTAAATGGTCTTAATATGACACCCATTCCGCAAACGCAACGCTTTAATTTCGGCTAAAGTATGATCTTCAGGTTTTCCTTTTCCAGTAGTAGTACGATCGAGGGTATTGTCGTGCAGTAAAATCAGATGCCCGTCTTTGGTACGGGCAAGATCCACCTCCACAATATCCACTCCCATCCGAATGGCATTCTCTATGGCTTCCAATGAATTTTCGCAGGCATTGCGCCAATCGCCACGGTGAGCGGCAACAAGTACTTCCTTACTATTCGATTCAAATAATTTAGAACGTATCTGTACCAATCTTGAAACCTTTTCCCCTGACAGTTCCAAATATTTCTTCGCATACCGTTTTCCTAATTCTCTTTGCGACCGTGTATCAAAGTGGAATTCATCAATATTAGTCAACCCTTCGGAAGAAACAAGTCCAGCATAAGGTATGCTATCGGGAATCAAAGCAATTTTTTCTACGATATGCGAATAGTCCGGATTCCAGCGTCCTATTTCTCCTGCAATAAATGGCAAATCCGGAATCCCCAAATCACTACGCAAATCAGCAACCAATGTATTCAGATGATTCAGATAGCTCTGATAATCATCCCGGTTAGACTCCCCTTGATGCCAAATGATAGTTGCCGGTTTCAGGTCAGGGCGCTCGCGCAAAGCTTGTTTGATACGGAACAATGTTTTCTCATAATATCCGGCAGTATCGTTTTTCATAAAACGCTCTAAAGCGGTTCCTCCACGTGCATTGACCACAAAAAATATAGTATCCTGTAATTGCTCGGACAATGTTTCAGCAAAAGTATATCCGGGGCCCAACTTCTGCATAGCGATATCCTTGCGGATATTCGAAAAACGATTCAATGGGTTTCGGAGCACTTCAAAATGCCCATCCGCATTCAGCAGTTTTACCATTGGGCAAACTGCCATGTCCGCATCTTCTATTGGTGCCCTGCCCGACATATTAGATTGTCCGAGCAGAATAAACAAACGCTTATGGGCACTTGCTTGGGAAGCGACCAAGGTAGTAATCAATAGAAATAAAAATATATATATTTTCTTCATACTTATTTTAGCTTAAAAACAACATTCTATTTTTCTACAGATATAAATCATCTACTCACTACTTTTTTGATTCCTGCAATTGTGCTTTTAACGAATCTATTTCTTTCTGCTGCCGAATAGTATAAAGAGTTAGTTCTTCGATTTTTTGCAGAAGTATCTTATTCATATCATGTTGAGAGTAACCTTCCTCAGCAACTTGCTCTGCAGAAGGAACATCGGATAAATGATTATTATCTTGTATAAAATCAGCCACCTCATAGATAGTTGGCAGACTATAGTCTTTGCTGAAAACAAAATCCGACCAAGAGGAGTTAGGAGCAATAGCGTAATCTTCGGAGAGAATACCCTTTTTTACAAATAATCGATACTTATTTTTTAATTCCGCACGAATTTTTGACACATCATCGTGTGACAAATCCACATACAGGTTACGATCAGCACTAATAAATAATGCAGAACCATTATTTGTTCCAAGATGAAGCCCATGATTCGAGTATGTGCCTATCCACCCATCATCATGATTCACCGCATATCCTAAAAACAAATTAACATGATTATCAAAAAGTAGAGACATCGGAACAGTAGTACTCACCTCATTAGCTTTTACTGCAAGTTGTGGATTATCATTTGCTTCAACACCTGCAGTTCCCCAAAAGCCCAAACCTCCGTTACTCCCAATACGCATCATCTTATTATTATTAGCATTATTTATAGTTGGGTCATTATTACGACCAGGCCCCAGACTTGTCCAATATTTATCATCAAAATAAACCTTATCGTACAAATAAATCTTATGTCCGATGGCAGACCTTACATGCAAACCTTCACTATCGCCATTTGATGTAATAGTAGATTTGCTACCAGTTGTGAGCAAATCCAAAGTATTACTATTTGAAGGATCCAAGGCTCTGACAGAAAAGCCCTCAGCGCAAACCCACCCCTCTACACCAATAGTAAGATTGCTAATTGTTTTTAGAATATTATTAAACATTGCAGGAGATATTTGATAAGCACTACTTGGTTTCAAAAGTCCCCATTGTCCCGAATTATTTATAAATCCTCTGGTTATACTTCCCGCACTAAAACGAATCCCCCACACATCGTCAGGCGCCAATGGCGCATTTCTAAGATTATCAATATACTCACCAGCGCCTGATCCGTTGGAATACATTCTATATATAGACTGTGCATGAATATTAAAACCACACATTAAAACAGTAAGTATCAAAATAACTTTTTTCATATCACCTATCTTTAACTATTAACAAAAACTTTTTTATTTATCCGATAATTATCCGATTCAACAATAACCAAACATACACCATTAATTTGTAATCGGATATCTCGTTCCAAGAGTTGTACATTACTAAAAAGTAATTCCTTCAACAACATTCCCTGAGAATCGGTCAGACGAATCCTAACATTTTCCCCTTCAGGAAAACGAATGTGAACTCGAATGACTCCTGCACCTTTATCAAAATAGATTTCTTCAAATAAAAGGGGAATATCGTGGCTTTCTCCTATATCACTTTTTATCTGCTTTTTACCTTCCCATTGCCCAATACACCATCTTTGAGAATCAGCATTATCCGGCACTTGCTGAAACACTCCTTCACGTGTATCTGACAAACTCATCCCAGTCGCAATATTGATAATAGTGTACAATCTCCCTTTCGCCGTATCTTTCATTGGATAAATAGACCACTTCTGATTATCAGATTCCACATCAGATGTCATTGACAAAGCATATCCGGCATCTGCACTAAGAAAAGACAAATCACTTTGATTTTGCAAAGTATGCTGTAATGCCCCTTGAAATCCTACGCAATGAAAATACCAGGTAGAAGAATAAAGAGGAATGCCTGTTTCTACATTAAACAATGATTCACTTCCCATACTGAACTGTGATTCGAATTGATATAATATTGAAACTTGCTCACCAGATAATGCAGTATCATAAATTTTGAAATCATCTATTCCAGTACTGGGAATATGATCTACCGCCCCAATACACATTGATGTAAACAAATTCCAGTCCGGTATAAAAGCAGAATAACATTCCGTCATTTTTCCTTTAGGCGTAACTAAATAAAAGTGAGTGCCATCGTCAGAATAAGTGAGTGCCACAAAATACCATCCCTTTCCTTCATTAAAATTCGAATCATCCCACATCCATTGCTGATCCGGTAATACATTCTTCTGATTATCCGTGTGATAAATATCCAACACAGCCCGTACACCTTTTCTTTTCATTCCAAACAACAAATTTCCATCTTGATCTTTTGTCCAAAAAGCCTGAGAAATGGAGTCTTGACTAACATATAACCAGTAGGTCAAAGTCAGCTCCCTTTGTCCCTGTTCACCAGACGTAACAAGAGGAAAAGACAAATAACTATCTTCTTTATCAAAAGATATGGCTTTTCCATTTGTCCCAAACCTATCGGCAAGTGCATGAACAGCTCCATGAATATCCGCAGTCTGACCAGACATAATATCTTCTGAATCAGTTCCGTTCAGAGGAAAACATTTTTGCGGTAATGGAATCTCCTGAGCACATAAACAAGACGAAAAGCACAAAGTCATCATTAATATTATATTTCTCATAAGCACCTCTTTTAATTATCCTTACTAAATTCATTATTCAATGTCGAACGTAATTCAGAATACTTAAACTCATAAATACCTATTTCCTCTGGCATCGTAAATGTTGTTGAAGGATTTGGATCACCAAAAACCAACTTTGCCAGTGGAGAACGAGTAAGAAAGCCATTCATTATATGGAAGCGGGGAGAATCAATTCGGCTTATTTAAGTATTCAATATTATTATTGAGCATGGCCCCTGCACTGGCATACAAGAAAATAGAAAAATCAAAACCTTTATAGGTTATGTTATTGACCATACTTGCAATAAACTTCGGACTGGTAGAGCCCAATATTTTTCGATCAGCTTCTGTTATCTTCTTATCACCGTTATCCCATATTTTTATATCTCCCGGTTTAAAGCTTGCGCCATTTTTATTGAACTCAGACATTTCAGCCAAGTCTTCCGAAGTATTCTGCCAGATTCCTATTTTTTCATAATCATAATGCACATTTATAGGATGTCCGATGAACCATTTATTACCCACATCATCAACTTTTCCATTATACAAAGATTCAATGGATTCTTTATTAGCGTAGAACATTACATCTGTAGTCCATTGGAATGCTCTTGTATTCACATTTAAGGTAGATAAAGATATTTCAATACCCTTATTCTTTGTTTCTCCTACATTGGAAAGAACACTTCCGAAGCCTGAAACGACCGGTATCTGACGTTCCAATAATAGATCAGAAGTATGTTGAAGATACAAATCAACAGTTCCACTCAATCTATTATTTAAAAAACCGAAGTCAATGCCGACATTCCACTGTTTCGTTGTTTCCCAAGTCAATTCACTATTAGCCATAATACTAGGTGCATATCCTAATACTTCGGAAGCGCCATTATCCCATACATATTTAGACAAACTAAGTCCTCCTCTTGTCATATAAGGATCTATAGCCGAATTTCCTGTTTTGCCCCAACCAGCTCTCAATTTTAAGTTCGACATTACATTCTGCCTCTTCATAAACGCTTCTTCACTAACTCGCCATGCCAAAGCCACAGAAGGAAAAGCAACCCACTTATGACCTTCTGCCAAACGGGAAGAGCCATCATAACGTACGGAACCTGTAAAAAGATATCTTTCTTTATAACTATAATTCAAACGTCCCATAAAAGATGCCATAGTCCATTTTGTCAGATTACTGCCGATATTATCTATAATGGAAGAAGAAGCCAAATCATTATACAGCAGCTTATCAGAAGTTATATCTTGTACACCTATCTTATTCGATTCTGTTTTATCCTCTTGAATAGATTGCAACAGGGTTACACCTACAGTATGATCCTTACCAAAATCACGGTTATAGAATAGCATATTCTCAAGTGTCATCATCGTATATTTACTCATACCATTGTAAGCATAGGAAGTACCTAACTGCCGGGTACTGGTATTGGAAGAGTAAAACTGATAATCCTGTTTGGTACGAGCGTCAAGACCTAAGTTACTCTTAAATTTTAATCCTTCTACCGGAAAAGTCACTTCAATATAATAACTTCCCAAATATCGGCTAACTTTTTCTGGTGCGGATACAGCTCCTTTTTCGAGGTTCATTAAAGGATTCCACATCTGAGCATCAGAAGCAACCAGTTGCGTAGGAGTGCCATCTTCATTACGCAACGCCCCCAAAGGGCTGATACGGTACATATAGGCATCACTTTCCATGCCACTGCCACGTTCCTTTACAGAGTGCGAGTATTGTGTTTGAAGACCAAACTTAAACCATTTATTAATTTCATGATTTAAGTTTAAACGTATGGAATAACGTTCGTAACTTTGATCTTTCATTATACCTTCATTCTTATTATAAGTGGCAGATGCCAAAAAGTTCGTCTTCGCATTTCCGCCGTTGACGCTTATCTGATGATCGGTTATAATACCATCGCGCGTTACATGATCAAACCAATTATCAGAACGTATTCTTGACGGATCGTAATTTCCATTTTCATCATAAGCCATCATCAATGATTCAAGTACATAAGCATCTTGCTTAAACATTGGATTTGCCATATCAGCCGCTTTGTCGGGGTGATCCATAGGATATTTATTCGAACTATTTGTATTACGATAAGCTTCACGCACATATTCGGCATATTGGGCGCCGTTCATTAAATCCAGTTTATTCTGCATAGTCTGAACACCAAAGTATCCGGAATAGTCAACCTGCGTTTTTCCGTCCTTTCCTTGTTTTGTCGTAATCAGTACAACCCCATTAGCACCTCTGGAACCATAAATAGCTGTAGCAGAAGCATCTTTCAAAACCTCCATTGATGCAATATCTGAAGGACTAATTTCACGAAGACCACCTGTAATAGGAACGCCATCAACCACATACAATGGTTCATTACTTGCATTGATTGAACGCTTACCGCGAATTAAAACTGATGGAGAAGTACCTGGTGCCCAATTATCTTGAGAAACCAACACACCGGAAGCACGCCCTTGCAGAGCTTCAGAAGCAGAAGTAACAGGTACAGAAGCAATTTTTGTTGCATCTACGGAAGTCATAGCACCTGTTACATCCCTTTTTCTTTGCACACCATAACCAACTACCACGACTTCATCAATCAACTCACTATCTTCCTGAAGTATTATATTGGAGAGATTTTTATCGGATGCTTTCAGTTTAATAGTCTTATAACCAACATACGAAATAGTCAGAGTAGAATTCTCAGGAACACCTGTCAAAGAATATTCACCATCTATATTAGTTATCGTACCATTAGACGTTTCATCTACTAAAATACTGGCACCAATTACAGGTTCGCCTTTTTCATCAAGAACAGTACCTGAAATCTTCTTTGTTTTCCTCGTTTGCTGCAGAGAATCCGAAGTCTTCTTCTCTTTCAGATAGATTTTCTTCTCACCAATTTCAAAAGCCACATTCGTACCAGTGAACAATTTACTAAGTACATTGGACAGATCTTCATCTTTTGCTTCAATGGTAACCATTCTGTCCGGATCAACCGTAGGACGACTGTATGCCACAGTGAGCCCGGTTTGCTGCGTAATGGCATCAAAGACTTTTGTTAACTTAACTTGCCGGAATTGCAAAGTCACTTTCTGAGCAGAGACCGTTAAACAAGTCATAAAGCCTAAAAGAAGTACAAGTAAAATCTTGTGTTTCATAACTTAAATTTTAGATTAACATTAGTATAAAAATTCGCTTTATACTAAGTAGACACACAAGATTTTGGAGCGGGTGAGAGAAAATAGATTTTTTTTCGATAAATGAGGAAAAAGACCCTTAAAAGCAAAGAATCGTCATTAGCGGTCCAAAATGTAGCTCGTCATCTTGTATTTTATGTATCTGCACATAAATGTCCAATCATCTATGATGATTTGTACAAATCTACGACTTTTATTATATTCGTGCAAGAAATCTGAGGATAATGTAAACTGTTCTATTTGATAAAGAGACTTCGTTCATAGAAAGCAGAAAAGATAAAAGGCGGCTATTTCTTGCCGATACCGGCAAAAATCGCTGTCTTTGAGAATAGAATAAAAATATTTTAATAGAAAACCACGTACGCCCAACCATGAGAACATATGAGAGAAAGAAAAAATTTTGCGTGCGTTAGACCTACTTGTGACAGAGGATAAGATACCACATCACTATATTAAATTCATTAGAGATGGGGTTTATGAGTTTCGTTCTAATTATGGAAATACAGAATTTCGTGTATTTTTCATTTATGATGGAAATACTATCGTTGTCTTATTCAATGCCTTCAAAAAGAAGACACAGAAAACGCCTGATAGCGAGATAAAGAAAGCGATAAAGTTAAAGGAGGAATATTATGCAACTAAAAGAAATCAGTAAAGACATTTACGATGTCAGTGCATTGCTTGATGAAGTATTGGGAAAGGAAGGGACTCCCGAACGTGAAAAGAGCTGCGAAAAGGCATGGGAAGAGTATAATGCCCAGATCCTATTGGATGCCCGTAAAAACGCAAGACTTACGCAGGCAGAACTTGCCAAGCGTATAGGGGCTGACAAAGGTTATATCTCAAGAATAGAGAGAGGTCTTACAGTTCCAACAGTATCTACTCTATATCGGATTGCAGCAGCTATGGGACTAACCGTAGAGTTACGACCTGCGTAAAAACAAAGGAGATGTGTCAAAACTAAGGCACATCTCCTTTTTTTATATTTAAATGTTTTTTTTCTCTATGCGACTCTTTTTTCACTAATTTGGTAATACGCGGCTATATTCCTCGTATATTGCGTCATAATTGTTCTGATAAGAATACATATAATGCGTGCAGTCCCTCCCTTTCCTGTTTTTAGTAGTTTAGCGCACATTTTTTTGATATTAAAAGCTATAGCAAAGAAAGCAAAGTCCATCGTAACCTTGTCTTCTCCTTTATGTCTGAACCGGCGGTATGCCATGTTGTATTTCATTTGTCCAAACACAGCTTCCGGTTCTATACACCTCCTGCCTCTATGCTTGATACCTTCCTCTGAGAGCAATTTTTCCCGTGCCTGCCGTTTGTATTGGTTTAACCGGTGATTGACTTCTATAATACGATTTCCCTGGGCTTTAAAGCAACTGCCACGCAAAGGACAACCCTCGCAATTTTGTGCTTTATAACGTGCACTTTCGGTGATGTATCCGCTTGCTGTTTTGTCACGTCTGGTCCCTATACGGTTCATGCGCTGCCCCATAGGGCAAACGTAATAATCCTCTTCTGTATTGTAATGGAGACTTTCCGCATGGAACGGATTGGGAGTATAACGGGGACGCTGTTCTTTATGGAAGAAGTTATACTTGACAAAGGCTTCTATCCCGTTCTCCTGCATGAACCGGTAATTTTCTTCTGAGCCGTAACCAGAGTCTGCCACCCCGACAGCGGGTAAGCGGTTATAGCGATGTTGGAAGGAGTGGAAGAAAGGAATGAGCGTCAGTGTATCGGTAGGGTTGGGAAACTGTCGGAAGTCTATGAGAAATTGGTTTTCAGTACCTATTTGCAAATTATATCCGGGCTTGGTCTGCCCGTTCTTCATGGCGTCTTCTTTCATACGCATGAATGTGGCATCAGGATCAGTCTTGGAATAGGAATTACGTTCTCCAAGAGTGTCAAGATGATTGTCGTATTCCGTCAGCTTGTCACGATACCCTTCAAGTTCCTTGAGCTGTTTCTTCTTTTCGCGCAGGGCTTTCTTTTGTTCCTTATCCTTTGTCGCAGGCTGGTGTTCTAGGACTTCTTTAAGTTCATCCACTATGTCAGAGAGCATGGCGGGAGTGAATTGGGCGGGTGTGTCTTTTACGGAGTTCTCTTGTGCAATGGCTTCGTCCACCTGTTCCAGAAGGATACGAATCTTGTCCAGCAACTTCGTGCGGTGCTTTTCAACACTCTTGCGCCAGACAAAAGTATATTTGTTGGCTTTGGATTCAATCTTAGTGCCGTCGATATACTCCACCTCAAGACTGATGAAACCTTTGTCGGCAAGGACAAGAACTAACTGGGTGAATACATTATTTATCTCCTCCTTTACACGGTTACGAAAACGATTGATGGTGATAAAATCCGGATGCTCATTACCGGCAAGCCAGATATAATGAATGTCACGCAAGAGAAGCTTCTCTATTTTACGGCACGAATAGATATTATTCATGTAGGCGTAGATAATTACCTTAAGCATCATTTTAGGATGATAAGGACAGCGGCCGGTTTCTTTATAAAGTTTATTGAAACCTTCAAGATGGAGAGTATCAACAACTGTGTTGACTATGCGAACCGGGTCGTTCGACGCAATGTTTTCATCAATTCTTTGAGGAAAAAGAACGGTTTGGTTGGGAATGTAAGGACGAAAATGTAACTTTGCCATAACGAAATACTTTATGCCTAAAGATACAAAAACTTTGGGTAATAGCAAAGCCCGGGCTTGCGAAAGTCTGGGCTTTGTGCATAAAAAAGGTTGTGCCAGAGTTTTGACACAACCTCTTTCGTTTGTTTGAAAACGCAAATTAGCATAAGCGTAATTAGAGGCTTTTTTATATATTGCCTACAACTCAAATCCGCATAATCAATGCATTAGACGGGAATCCTCTTTTTTTCTTGTGACTATCACTTCCTTTTCAGCCTCCTTATATTCAAACCGTAGCGGCGCAATCTTCTCCAAATCCTGAAGAACTTTTTCGAGAAGCGTATTCTCTGACGTAATCGTAAAGTATACATCTCCAACTGCCGCGTCTTCTATCTTGAAGCCTACATCATACCAGCGATTCAGCACCTTGATAACCTCGGACAACGGGGCATCTTTAAAAGCGATCACGTTCTTTTTCCACAAAGAAGAAATCTGCGCATCCATGTTCCGGATAATAGTGCAATGTTCACTCTCCTTGTTATAGACAAGTTTCTCACCGGGCTTCAACGGATATTTCTTATCTGAAGCAAGTGTCAGATTAACACGACCTTCGTCCAGACAGACCGTGATATCCTTATTCTCCGGATAGGCCTGAACATCGAACGAAGTTCCTAGAACATGCACGGCAGGTCCGTTAAGATTGACAATGAAAGGTCGACGGGAATTTTTCGATACTACAAAATAAGCCTCACCTTCCAAGTAGACTTCACGACTGGACAGCGCAAACTTTTTAGGATACTTCAAACGCGAATCCGAATTGATATACGCACGCGTACCATCCTGAAACATCATTTGCAGACGCTCACCTTTGGGTACATAGATTTCTTCGTAACCAGAATCGCCCAGCAGATCGACACGGGTATTCACCTGAACAAACAGTCCTATCAGCAGCACAAACGGAATGAGTACGGCAGCCACACGGAAAGCAATCCTGCGGACGCGCTTCTGCCGGATATTGCGACGGATATGGGCAAGCATCTCTTCGGACGGGATTTCGTGATCGACATAGAGTTCTTCGAATCCCTGTTTGATCTCTACGGCATCACGATCCATACTTTTAGCCAGATAGGCCGCACCCTCATCGGTAGCAAACCAAGCCGCTACGATCCGGGCAATTTCAGGAGTAGATGTACCTGTCAGCACTTCCTGTATCTGTTTTTCTGTAGGTATATTCATATTCTCTGTACTCATACTGTTAAATAGACACTTAAATACCTTAACAAGGTGAGGTACGTAACAAAAATTAGCAATTTTCCCAGATGGACGCGCAACAATTTCAGCGCATCGGAATAATGGGTTTTGATTGTATTGATAGAGAGTTTCAGGCGGTCGGCTATCTCCTGGTTGGAGAGTTCTTCACACACTTTCATCAGACAGATTTCCCGCTTTTGGGGTGGCAACATATCGACAGCTTTATAAAAGATAGACATCAGTTCTTTCTTTTCCAGACTGTCAACAAGGGTATCTTCGTAAGTAGGGATGCCTTGGGCTATCTCATAATTCTTGGTAAGGGCAGTATTCTCATTGCGTATCACATTGAGTATATGATTTTTAGTCATTGTTATCAGGTAGTTTCTCAGGCTGATGCCTACCCGAAGCTCCGAACGGAATTCCCAGAAACGGGTAAATACGTGTTGCACAGCGTCTTCTGCCATCGCGGAACTCATCAAATAGCGATAAGCCAATGCATAAAGCAGTTTGTGATATTTATTGTAAACCGCAGTAAATGCCTCTACATCTCCCCGCTCCACTTTAGCAAAAAGTGTTTCATCGTCAATATCAGATGTTTGCGGGGCTCTACGCTGCATTTAAACTGTGTTTTTAAGGTTAAACGATAGAATGATGCGGGCAAATATACTCATTTTTGATAAAGGTGGGGTATGGATGGGAGGTTTTTATGGATGAGGAGATGGAAATGAAGAGGTTATAGTTGCACAATTGTGCAACTATTCATATCTTTGCTATATGAAACGCAGGATTACAACATATGGTGGATATTTTGAGAGATTCATAGAAACCCTCTCTGCCAAAGAATCGTTGAATTGGAGTGATAAAGCTATTCTCATCACTTCCATTATCTTCATTGTTACAGCCTGTTGAATGGTATCATTACATAGCCAATCTGATCAATCCTGCACATCAGTTACCGGATCTGAAAGTAGGCGAAATGTATGCGGAAGTGGCAGAGTACACACAAGCCGGCAACTTTTGGGATTTCATCTGGGGGAACGTTACTTTAGGGCAGAAAGCAACTTTTCGTTACGACAGAAAAGAATCTCCATTTCTGAATAAAGATACTGATTATCTCCGCAATCTCTTTTGCTCCTCTCTATGCTCTGAAATAGTGTCAGCAAAGGCAATCAGAATCGGTAAATCAACTCCCACCCCAGAATATGCCTGTCCAAGTCACTCTCGTGCTGATAGCAATAGAAAACATCTGACGACCAGGAGGACGACAGTTTAGCTTCCACCCCACCGCGGGCACGGAAGCGGGAGGCATGAAACCATTCATCTTTACCCAGACCGTGATATTGCTCCAAAGAGATATACGGTGACCATGTAGTTACCTTATAAGCAGCTTTCAGGCGGGTGCGG
The nucleotide sequence above comes from Bacteroides intestinalis DSM 17393. Encoded proteins:
- a CDS encoding helix-turn-helix domain-containing protein: MQLKEISKDIYDVSALLDEVLGKEGTPEREKSCEKAWEEYNAQILLDARKNARLTQAELAKRIGADKGYISRIERGLTVPTVSTLYRIAAAMGLTVELRPA
- a CDS encoding IS1182 family transposase, whose protein sequence is MAKLHFRPYIPNQTVLFPQRIDENIASNDPVRIVNTVVDTLHLEGFNKLYKETGRCPYHPKMMLKVIIYAYMNNIYSCRKIEKLLLRDIHYIWLAGNEHPDFITINRFRNRVKEEINNVFTQLVLVLADKGFISLEVEYIDGTKIESKANKYTFVWRKSVEKHRTKLLDKIRILLEQVDEAIAQENSVKDTPAQFTPAMLSDIVDELKEVLEHQPATKDKEQKKALREKKKQLKELEGYRDKLTEYDNHLDTLGERNSYSKTDPDATFMRMKEDAMKNGQTKPGYNLQIGTENQFLIDFRQFPNPTDTLTLIPFFHSFQHRYNRLPAVGVADSGYGSEENYRFMQENGIEAFVKYNFFHKEQRPRYTPNPFHAESLHYNTEEDYYVCPMGQRMNRIGTRRDKTASGYITESARYKAQNCEGCPLRGSCFKAQGNRIIEVNHRLNQYKRQAREKLLSEEGIKHRGRRCIEPEAVFGQMKYNMAYRRFRHKGEDKVTMDFAFFAIAFNIKKMCAKLLKTGKGGTARIICILIRTIMTQYTRNIAAYYQISEKRVA
- a CDS encoding FecR family protein; the protein is MNIPTEKQIQEVLTGTSTPEIARIVAAWFATDEGAAYLAKSMDRDAVEIKQGFEELYVDHEIPSEEMLAHIRRNIRQKRVRRIAFRVAAVLIPFVLLIGLFVQVNTRVDLLGDSGYEEIYVPKGERLQMMFQDGTRAYINSDSRLKYPKKFALSSREVYLEGEAYFVVSKNSRRPFIVNLNGPAVHVLGTSFDVQAYPENKDITVCLDEGRVNLTLASDKKYPLKPGEKLVYNKESEHCTIIRNMDAQISSLWKKNVIAFKDAPLSEVIKVLNRWYDVGFKIEDAAVGDVYFTITSENTLLEKVLQDLEKIAPLRFEYKEAEKEVIVTRKKEDSRLMH
- a CDS encoding RNA polymerase sigma factor — protein: MQRRAPQTSDIDDETLFAKVERGDVEAFTAVYNKYHKLLYALAYRYLMSSAMAEDAVQHVFTRFWEFRSELRVGISLRNYLITMTKNHILNVIRNENTALTKNYEIAQGIPTYEDTLVDSLEKKELMSIFYKAVDMLPPQKREICLMKVCEELSNQEIADRLKLSINTIKTHYSDALKLLRVHLGKLLIFVTYLTLLRYLSVYLTV